In Sulfitobacter albidus, the following proteins share a genomic window:
- the ade gene encoding adenine deaminase, with product MTQEPFPTWADTAADLVNVAAGRAPAEMILTGGIWVNVHTREALPDHDIAITAGRIAFVGPSADHCKGPDTRIIKASGRYMIPGLLDGHMHIESGMLTPAEFARAVIPHGTTTMFTDPHEIANVLGLAGVRMMHDEALMQPINIFTQMPSCAPSAPGMETTGFEITADDVAEAMDWPGIIGLGEMMNFPGVSNADPQMLAEIAATQRAGKTVGGHYASPDLGPAFAAYVAGGPADDHEGTCEADAVARMRQGMRSMIRLGSAWYDVESQITAITERGLDSRNMILCTDDCHSATLVNDGHMNRAVRHAIDCGCDPLVALQMATINTATHFGLERELGSLTPGRRADVILTSDLKTLPIETVIARGQIVAQDGACLADCPHYDWPESARATVNMARDLAAEDFDIPAPDGANAVTANVIGVVENQAPTKALQFELPVTEGRVQPSGDVAQIALVERHRATGGVVNALVSGFGYEGCMAMASTVAHDSHHMIVVGTDPAQMALAANHLRALGGGITIFRDGAPLATIDLPIAGLMSDRPAAEVAAKTDALMAAMRACGCRLNNAYMQHSLLALVVIPELRISDLGLVDVRSFEFIDVISA from the coding sequence ATGACGCAAGAACCTTTCCCAACCTGGGCCGATACGGCCGCCGATCTTGTCAACGTCGCCGCAGGCCGTGCGCCCGCCGAGATGATCCTCACCGGTGGCATCTGGGTCAACGTGCACACGCGCGAGGCGCTGCCCGATCACGACATCGCCATCACAGCCGGGCGCATCGCATTTGTCGGCCCCTCGGCTGACCACTGCAAAGGCCCCGACACCCGGATCATCAAGGCAAGCGGCCGCTACATGATCCCCGGCCTGCTCGACGGGCATATGCATATCGAAAGCGGCATGCTCACCCCCGCCGAATTCGCCCGCGCCGTGATCCCCCACGGCACAACGACCATGTTCACCGATCCGCACGAGATCGCCAATGTGCTGGGCCTTGCGGGCGTGCGCATGATGCACGACGAAGCACTCATGCAACCCATCAACATCTTCACCCAGATGCCCTCCTGCGCGCCCTCGGCACCGGGGATGGAGACCACGGGTTTTGAGATCACCGCAGACGATGTGGCCGAGGCGATGGATTGGCCCGGCATCATCGGTCTGGGCGAGATGATGAACTTTCCCGGTGTCAGCAACGCCGATCCGCAGATGCTCGCCGAGATCGCGGCGACCCAACGCGCGGGCAAGACGGTGGGCGGGCACTATGCTTCCCCCGATCTGGGGCCAGCGTTTGCGGCCTATGTGGCGGGTGGCCCGGCGGACGACCATGAGGGCACCTGCGAGGCCGACGCGGTGGCGCGCATGCGGCAGGGGATGCGGTCGATGATCCGGCTGGGCTCTGCCTGGTACGACGTGGAAAGCCAGATCACCGCGATCACCGAACGCGGCCTCGACAGCCGCAACATGATCCTCTGCACCGATGACTGCCACTCCGCCACGCTGGTCAACGATGGCCACATGAACCGCGCGGTGCGCCACGCCATCGACTGCGGCTGCGATCCGCTGGTGGCGCTGCAAATGGCCACGATCAACACCGCCACCCATTTCGGACTGGAGCGGGAGCTGGGCTCGCTCACGCCGGGGCGCCGCGCCGATGTGATCCTGACCTCGGACCTCAAAACCCTGCCGATCGAGACGGTGATCGCGCGCGGTCAGATCGTGGCGCAGGACGGCGCGTGCCTTGCCGACTGCCCGCATTACGATTGGCCCGAAAGCGCCCGCGCCACCGTCAACATGGCCCGCGATCTGGCGGCGGAGGATTTCGACATCCCCGCCCCCGACGGCGCCAACGCCGTCACCGCCAATGTCATCGGCGTAGTCGAAAATCAGGCCCCCACCAAGGCCCTGCAATTCGAGTTGCCGGTGACCGAGGGCCGCGTGCAGCCCAGCGGTGACGTGGCGCAGATCGCGCTGGTGGAGCGTCACCGCGCGACCGGCGGCGTGGTCAACGCGCTGGTGTCTGGCTTTGGCTACGAGGGGTGCATGGCCATGGCCTCCACCGTGGCGCACGACAGCCATCACATGATCGTCGTGGGCACCGATCCCGCGCAAATGGCGCTGGCCGCCAACCACCTGCGCGCCCTTGGCGGCGGCATCACGATCTTCCGCGACGGCGCCCCGCTGGCCACCATCGACCTGCCCATCGCCGGGCTGATGTCCGACAGACCGGCGGCAGAGGTCGCCGCCAAGACCGACGCACTGATGGCCGCGATGCGCGCCTGCGGTTGCCGCCTCAACAACGCCTATATGCAGCACTCCCTGCTGGCGCTGGTGGTGATCCCTGAATTGCGGATTTCCGATCTGGGGCTCGTGGACGTACGCAGCTTTGAATTCATCGACGTGATTTCCGCATGA
- a CDS encoding AMP nucleosidase — protein MKQFAILTPDAPKSEEFTDATAAVDRLTMLYDQAVGFLRQHFTAAMADAPPDTRIRAFYPEVRFTTQSFARVDTRLSFGHVSTPGTYAATITRPDLFRNYLIQQIGLLIENHGQPVIIGPSTTPIPVHFAMTNDANVTVPQEGAADFTLRDVFDVPDLSTTNDDIVNGTHVPEDDVAPLAPFTAQRVDYSLARLAHYTATDPDHFQCHVLFTNYQFYVTEFEAFAREMLRDKDSGYTSFVSTGDVEITDPDTPIDPSPKIPQMPTYHLKRAGGGGITLVNIGVGPSNAKTATDHIAVLRPHAWLMVGHCAGLRNSQALGDFVLAHAYLREDHVLDDDLPTWVPIPALAEIQIALEQAVAQVTQLEGYELKRIMRTGTVATIDNRNWELRDQSGPVHRLSQARAVALDMESATIAANGYRFRVPYGTLLCVSDKPLHGELKLPGMASDFYKTQVSRHLMIGIRAMEHLREMPLERIHSRKLRSFEETAFL, from the coding sequence ATGAAGCAATTTGCCATCCTCACCCCCGACGCCCCAAAATCCGAAGAGTTCACGGATGCCACCGCCGCCGTTGACCGGCTGACGATGCTCTACGATCAGGCGGTCGGCTTTCTGCGCCAGCATTTCACCGCCGCCATGGCCGACGCGCCGCCCGATACCCGCATCCGCGCGTTCTACCCGGAGGTGCGGTTCACCACGCAAAGCTTCGCGCGCGTGGACACGCGGCTCAGCTTTGGCCATGTCTCGACGCCCGGCACCTATGCCGCGACGATCACCCGGCCCGATCTCTTCCGCAATTACCTGATCCAGCAGATCGGCCTGTTGATCGAAAACCACGGCCAGCCCGTCATCATCGGTCCCTCGACCACGCCGATCCCCGTGCATTTTGCCATGACCAATGACGCCAATGTCACCGTCCCGCAGGAGGGTGCCGCCGATTTCACCCTGCGCGACGTGTTCGACGTGCCCGACCTCAGCACCACCAACGACGACATCGTCAACGGCACCCACGTGCCCGAGGATGATGTCGCCCCGCTCGCCCCCTTCACCGCACAGCGGGTGGATTATTCGCTGGCGCGGCTGGCGCATTACACCGCCACCGATCCCGATCACTTCCAGTGCCATGTACTCTTTACCAACTACCAGTTCTACGTGACCGAGTTTGAGGCCTTCGCCCGCGAGATGCTGCGCGACAAGGACAGTGGCTATACCTCCTTTGTCTCCACCGGCGATGTGGAGATTACCGATCCCGACACGCCGATCGATCCCTCACCCAAGATCCCGCAGATGCCGACCTATCACCTCAAACGCGCGGGCGGTGGGGGCATCACACTGGTCAACATCGGCGTCGGCCCGTCGAACGCCAAGACCGCGACCGATCACATCGCGGTGCTGCGCCCGCACGCGTGGCTGATGGTGGGTCACTGCGCGGGGCTGCGCAATTCGCAGGCGCTGGGGGATTTCGTGCTCGCCCATGCCTACCTGCGCGAGGATCACGTGCTCGACGATGATCTGCCCACTTGGGTGCCGATCCCCGCGCTGGCCGAAATCCAGATCGCGCTGGAACAGGCGGTCGCACAGGTCACCCAGCTGGAGGGGTACGAGCTCAAGCGCATCATGCGCACCGGTACCGTCGCCACCATCGACAACCGCAACTGGGAGCTGCGCGACCAATCCGGCCCCGTGCACCGGCTCAGCCAGGCGCGCGCCGTGGCGCTGGATATGGAAAGTGCCACAATCGCCGCCAACGGCTACCGCTTTCGCGTCCCCTACGGCACGCTTCTGTGCGTCTCAGACAAGCCGCTTCACGGGGAGCTGAAGCTGCCCGGCATGGCATCGGACTTCTACAAGACGCAAGTGTCGCGGCACCTGATGATCGGGATCCGCGCGATGGAACACCTGCGCGAGATGCCGTTGGAACGCATCCACAGCCGCAAACTGCGCTCGTTCGAGGAGACGGCGTTTCTGTAA